In Chanos chanos chromosome 14, fChaCha1.1, whole genome shotgun sequence, the sequence TTACTCACCCACTAACAGTGATGTGGGAACACAAAGGTGGACAATTTTAAGCTATACATTTTCTTCTTGCTGGTTCTAAATGATTGTATTGTTGTTCCCTTAAATACTTAACTAATATTTAGATATTTAGATGTTATTTGTAAAGCACAGTCTTACTTTTGTTTAAATTTGCCCAGTTGTAATTTGTCAACTAAACAGAATAGGGGTTTTTCAAAAAATACATAATTCATGAGTCTAGGGATAAAATTTCACGGCACTATCCGAGTTGTAAGAAAATCCTTTCACAATCAAAAATAGATATTATTGCTTAATATTCAGTCTTCTGGTATGTATAATACTTCAATACTAAAAGAAGGTGTAAAATCAGATTGTCAGTGAACAAATAGACATTTTTTGGACCATTCCTCTTCttgaattaaacaaacaaagggaTGGCCTGGATGACCTCACACTATTTGCTTGAATAGTGTCTTTGGAATGTGTTCCTCTCTATATTTCAACTGCTTTCTTCTGTATTTCCTTCACAGATTTCACACCAGTATAAAGTTTTTGTGACCTGTAACATATTTTTACAAGGATGCTGAAGCACCTTGACCTTGCAAAAGAAAAGATTACTGTTGGACCTTGATCTTCTCTTTGAACTAATATGGGGGTTTATCCTCTTATGTCTGTCATCAGAATGCATATGACATTAACCTCAAAATACATTCCATTATGAGATGAAAGAGATATGAGGTCATTTTAGAAAAAGGAATGAACTTATATAGTACCAAGAGTACATAGCGTAAGAAGACACAAGAAATTCTTCTtattacagacagaaagaaatgttCTCAAATATTCTAAAGCTACCTTTAAAGAGATAACAGATAAATTCAAGTAGAAACTTACCCAGTCCTCCACATTTCTCCCTTGTGGACCCGTGGTCAGAGGCTTCTCCCAATAAATATTGGGCTTTCCATACCTCCAAATTTTGCCTCTTGTCCTTTGGGAATAGAAAGCTGCCACAGCTAAAGCAATGACAACCAAGAAGCCACAGACCATTGCAACAGCCTATAAGAAAACAAGACACATTCATCTCAGCTGGTCCAGGACATGTTAGGCCTACATGCCTACAACTAATTTGCCATTTTAAGACAATGTGATCAGACAAAGTCCtttgttttcagtaaaaaaGGTACAAATTTCTCAAAGTAATAATGAATATTCACAACAATTTTATCTTTTACACTCAGTTATCAGTGGACCATGCCtacactgttttgttgttgttgttgttgtttttacatgtcttttaaatgatcaaaaatcTTTTACATTTTCCAGGAATGTTGATACATTATAGCCAGTGACAACTGGCCTGCTAACATTTGCAAGTCATTCCTTCAGGGAATGTTAATCCACATTAAAGACAACTTGCATAagtgaaaacaacacaaaatgtttcGGCAGATGCACATAATCAGTAAATGTTCTGTCCCTTAAATACTATGTTATAGAGTGTCTAATCTTAACTATCTTTTATTTTAACTATTCAACAAGTAAAAAATTAATTGCGGTACCTCCTGTGGATCCACATAGCAGTAGTGATATAAGTATTGGTTGTACATGGGAAAACCACCTCCCATTCCTGTGACACTGCTGCCATAGAGATTTTGGCACATCGCAAGCATAGGGTTGTAAAGCATGTTCTGGTAACTTTGAGCCATGGGGTTGACTCCAACAATGTAGACGATGTTGATGATTCCCTGAAGAACGGCCATTATGACACTAACCACCAGTACTACCAGGTAAAACTTGCGGCTACGGAAGGTACTGCTTTTGGAGAAACAGGCTACAAAAAAGCCCAAAGAAGTGACAAAGTTAATAGCCGCCATCGCAATCATGCTGGTTTTTGCTGTGTAAGGTGTTGGATAGGAGTTGTAGTAGCTTCCTCCATAGTAGCCAGAGCCATAACTGCCGTAACCGCTCCCATATCCCAGAGAACCTCCATAACCATATCCTGAACCATAACCATACCCACCCAAACCCATGCCATATCCATACTGCATATCCCAAACGAGTGTTGATGCCACACAGGCAAAAATCCCAAGACAGAGCACAACAACAAGTCCCTCCATAGCTTTCACAATGCCTGGTGGTGAAAACCATTTGTAGAAGTGTTGAGGCTTGTCCTCTATGTAATAGGATGCAGGAGGTGGTGGGTATGGATCAAAGTCACTCTGCGGGGACTGGAACCCATGGCCGTTTGATGGAGGACTGTAGGGGGGGCTGTACATAGGTGGGTTATCATATGGTTCCTTTTCAAACATCTTTTAATGTTACTGAGGATCTAAgatagaaaataaacaaaaaaagataaagcaTTTCTTGAAAAGgatgattaaaaatacataacagAAATAACAATTATCATCAACATCAAATCACAGTAAAACAACGCAACTTGTCCTATTACCGTCAACTATCATGCCACTTTAAAAAAGCTCAGAAGTTTTtctacttttttgttttaatattacttagtcattctgtttttctaGATGACAGATGACAGGTAAGTTCCTGGTTCAAAAAAGTTTTCAGTTTGACCTTCCTGGAAGTATTTACAGCTCTCATAAATACTGGTTACTAATGCTCA encodes:
- the si:ch73-61d6.3 gene encoding occludin, whose amino-acid sequence is MFEKEPYDNPPMYSPPYSPPSNGHGFQSPQSDFDPYPPPPASYYIEDKPQHFYKWFSPPGIVKAMEGLVVVLCLGIFACVASTLVWDMQYGYGMGLGGYGYGSGYGYGGSLGYGSGYGSYGSGYYGGSYYNSYPTPYTAKTSMIAMAAINFVTSLGFFVACFSKSSTFRSRKFYLVVLVVSVIMAVLQGIINIVYIVGVNPMAQSYQNMLYNPMLAMCQNLYGSSVTGMGGGFPMYNQYLYHYCYVDPQEAVAMVCGFLVVIALAVAAFYSQRTRGKIWRYGKPNIYWEKPLTTGPQGRNVEDWVNDVEDGETQDGASVVFSEKSPPLLNKANSINFTPPKPEYLLSGETYNSASSTSRHTEPLSQSLVTNSSPSEDAAGFLKPSSGKNKRRRRNPDLDHSQYETEYTTGGETANELDLEQLQSMYPEITSDMQRQEYKREFTSDLKMYKLLCAEMDDINDQMNKLSRELDTLEEGTAKYQAVAEEYNRLKDVKQMPDYKSKKLQCRKLRNKLFHIKRMVKNYDDGKS